The Solibacillus isronensis genome includes the window GGGAAACAGTATGAAGTTGATGAAGATGTCCTTACACTTGCAAAACAAGTAAATGCTCTCTCGGCACTTTCACTTCAAAAAGGAAACTCACATTTTGGAGCTGTTCAAAAATATCCTAATGTAAATTTACCGGGCACGGCTCTTGGTGCGTTTGCATTAAACGATTCATCAATTATGCTGATTGAAATTAAAGGCCAGAGTCAAACTTTAGGGCAAAAGCAGTCTGGTATGTTGAAGGAAACGGTTACGCAGCCTTTAATGGCAGTTTTCAAAGGTCTGGCTGATGGCTCAATTTACGAAGTTGATACAACCGTATATGATCGAATTCCAGAGTCCTCCAACCCAATCAGTGACCCTACTTCAAGGAATTGATAGGATTTGTATAGAAGAAATGCAAATGGTTTAGGACCATATTGTAAACACTTTTATCTTAAAGAAATGAAAAAGGAGCAAGAGAGTCTTGTTATGGACATCTTTTGCTCCTTTTCTATGTTTATTATTAATCCGCTTTATTCATTAATTTAGCATCAAGTGATAATGGAGAACGATCAGCGAACATGAAATAAATACCTAGAGCTACGTATACAACCTCTAATTCATATCCAGCGTAAGTACCGTCACCAAATAATCCAAGTGATAGTTTAGCTGTGAAGATTGCACCGATCATAATCACTGCAAATAGAGCGCCGACTACTCGAGTACCAAGTCCAAGAATTAATAATAAACCTCCGACTAATTCAATAATTGCTACTACAAATGCAAGACTACTCATTAAACCAAGTGACTCGAAGTAACCTGCTGTATTCTCGATCCCACCTTGAAACTTAACAAATCCGTGGTAAAAGAACATAAAACCAAACACTACTCGTACAAGTAATGATGCCCATTGTTGTTTCGTCATAAAAAATTCCCCCTAATAACTTTTTGTAAATTACTTATTAAAAGTAAGCTATATGGTGAAAAATAAAGTGATCTACAGTTATGTAGGTCACACCCTCATCGATTACTTTTCGTAACCTAGTGTAATAAAGTAATCTAAGGGTTTCAACAGTATTAACGTAATTAAAAGGGAAATGGTCGTTTTCGACGGGAAATATGGTTATTTGACGGGAATATCAACTTCTTGTGTAATGTCAAAAATCAGATTTATGGGGTATCGGATGCCGACCTGATAGATCTGTAATTTCTAAAATAAAGTGACGTGTTTCTGCAAAAATACAGGACCGCGTTTTTTATTTGTAGATTATAATCAACTGAAAGAATTAACTTTACATAAATAAATATTTTGAGAATAAATAGGATTAGCTTTCGTTGTACTTTATGAAAAAGCTTTTTCAATAACATAGGGAGCGAAGTAAATGAATAGTTCATCAACCAACTTTATTAAGCGATTAAAAAAACGAAAAGAAGATGCACTCGAATATATTATTGATGCCTATATGCCTCTTGTCAAAACGATTGCTACGAAAATCTTATGCAATATGAAAAGACAGGATATTGATGAGTGTATCAATGATGTTTTCTTAACAGTTTGGCAAAACGCACATCAATTTCAAGGAAATGCTGAAGATTTTAAGAAGTGGATTGGCATCATCACAAAATATAAAGCAATTGACCGATATCGCCAAACAGAAAAACAAATTGCTCGAGAACAATCCGATGTGCTGCTTGAACAAAAAGCCAGCAGTCTACAGACGGATCGATTTATTTTACAACGTGAGGATAAAAATGAAATATTACTAGCTATTAGTCAATTAGCAGAAATTGACCGGGATATCTTTATCATGAAATATTATTTGGAGCTATCCAATAACGAAATCGCTGAAAATTTAAGTCTTTCCAAAGCTGCTGTTGATAATCGCTTATATCGAGGAAAAAAAATATTAGCTACCAATACAAAATTAAAGGAGCGATTTTTATGAGTCTGAAAAAATGGACAGAATTGGATATCGATCATCTCGATTTGGTCGAAGTGTCCGAGATGGAAAAAGCTCGTGTCAAACAACATGTATTAAAGAAACATAAAAGAGCACCTATTTTGCGAAATATTGCGGTTGCATCCATCATCGTGCTAAGTGCAACGATCACAACTGGCTTCGCCTTTCCTACAATTGCATCGCAGATTCCGTTTATGGATAATATTATAAGTTACTTTACGGATGATGAACGTTCTACTAACTTTGAAAACTTTTCTACTGATGTGGGACTTATTGAAACGAGCAATGGTACGACGGTGATGATAGAGAATGCTGTTTATGATGGAACGAATATTACCGTATCCTACGCCATAGAAACTGAGCGACCATTTGGTGATGAAAGTAGTACACTTTCTCACCACTCATTTAATGTGGAAGATTCAATGGGGGGGAGTGGTTCACGTGAAATAAAGAGAATTACTGACACACGTTATGTTGGTATTGAGACTATTACACCATTTTTCAAAGATGCTCAACACCCAGAAACGGTCCAGGTAAAATGGGAGCCAACAAT containing:
- a CDS encoding DoxX family protein, encoding MTKQQWASLLVRVVFGFMFFYHGFVKFQGGIENTAGYFESLGLMSSLAFVVAIIELVGGLLLILGLGTRVVGALFAVIMIGAIFTAKLSLGLFGDGTYAGYELEVVYVALGIYFMFADRSPLSLDAKLMNKAD
- a CDS encoding sigma-70 family RNA polymerase sigma factor gives rise to the protein MNSSSTNFIKRLKKRKEDALEYIIDAYMPLVKTIATKILCNMKRQDIDECINDVFLTVWQNAHQFQGNAEDFKKWIGIITKYKAIDRYRQTEKQIAREQSDVLLEQKASSLQTDRFILQREDKNEILLAISQLAEIDRDIFIMKYYLELSNNEIAENLSLSKAAVDNRLYRGKKILATNTKLKERFL
- a CDS encoding DUF4179 domain-containing protein, whose product is MSLKKWTELDIDHLDLVEVSEMEKARVKQHVLKKHKRAPILRNIAVASIIVLSATITTGFAFPTIASQIPFMDNIISYFTDDERSTNFENFSTDVGLIETSNGTTVMIENAVYDGTNITVSYAIETERPFGDESSTLSHHSFNVEDSMGGSGSREIKRITDTRYVGIETITPFFKDAQHPETVQVKWEPTIIRDNEGAEIEGDWSFAFSLKRLEGNVALLNETVQNEDVLFTLQSVEYTPVSTIISYEQVVTDELLKSWESVTPVFRVSDDLGHVYLDELGGGGMSHDNGKTFKGTTEFGTIQEGASQLIIQPIEIASLNFGKGHIEIELDPIVIELNQ